In Paraburkholderia sprentiae WSM5005, a genomic segment contains:
- a CDS encoding cold-shock protein: MATGTVKWFNDAKGFGFITPDDGGEDLFAHFSEVQGSGFKSLQESQKVSFEVKQGQKGKQASNIQPM, from the coding sequence ATGGCAACAGGTACAGTCAAGTGGTTCAACGACGCGAAGGGCTTCGGATTCATTACGCCAGATGATGGCGGAGAAGACCTGTTCGCACATTTCTCTGAAGTCCAGGGAAGCGGCTTCAAATCGCTGCAAGAGAGCCAGAAGGTGAGCTTCGAAGTGAAACAAGGCCAGAAGGGCAAGCAGGCATCGAACATTCAGCCGATGTAG
- a CDS encoding IS6 family transposase, with product MKKTNSLYHGHRFPAAVISFAVRWYFRFQLSLRDIEELLFERGVVVSYETIRRWCDKFGVGFAHRVKVARRKPGSIWHLDEMFVTLRGEPYLLWRAVDEHGAELEILLQKRRDKAAAKRFFNRVLRSCPVPRKIVTDQLRSYPAAKADIPELANVKHVFVKAAARVNNRAENSHQPTRERERRMRGFRDCKRTQAFLSCFGPIRQHFTLKRHLLRASLYRKHLAARFAAWHEFTDLTQNPSNAC from the coding sequence ATGAAAAAGACGAACTCGCTCTATCACGGTCACCGCTTTCCCGCCGCAGTCATCAGTTTCGCGGTGCGTTGGTATTTCCGCTTCCAACTGAGCTTGCGCGATATCGAGGAATTGCTGTTCGAACGCGGCGTGGTGGTGAGCTACGAGACGATCCGCCGATGGTGCGACAAGTTCGGCGTGGGCTTCGCGCATCGCGTCAAGGTTGCGCGCCGCAAGCCGGGCAGCATCTGGCATCTCGATGAGATGTTCGTGACGCTGCGCGGTGAGCCATACCTGCTGTGGCGGGCCGTCGATGAGCATGGTGCCGAACTCGAGATCCTGTTGCAGAAGCGGCGTGACAAGGCTGCAGCCAAACGTTTCTTCAACCGCGTACTTCGCTCATGCCCGGTGCCGCGCAAGATCGTGACCGACCAGTTGCGCAGCTACCCGGCCGCAAAGGCCGACATTCCGGAATTGGCGAACGTCAAACACGTCTTCGTTAAAGCCGCGGCGCGCGTGAATAACCGAGCGGAGAACAGCCACCAACCTACGCGGGAACGCGAGCGTCGCATGCGGGGATTTCGCGACTGCAAACGCACGCAGGCATTCCTCTCGTGTTTCGGTCCGATACGGCAGCATTTCACGCTCAAGCGGCATCTGCTGCGTGCTTCGCTCTATCGCAAACACCTCGCGGCCCGATTCGCTGCGTGGCATGAATTCACCGACCTCACCCAGAATCCGTCGAATGCTTGCTGA
- a CDS encoding NAD(P)/FAD-dependent oxidoreductase translates to MNNNTVDGDEAPLLAPPTQQEAFDVVIIGAGLAGCTAARLFALDGLHVALVEHHADIAAFKQLCTHFIQASATPTLRRLGLDQLIEDAGGLRNGVDIWTRYGWTGDVAPLDQNGEPVFGYNIQRRTLDPILRQLTSHTPGVTTMFGCGVRALVKQDGVVSGVELGGSRTGVVSAPLIVGADGRNSPLAALTGIQPASSENSRFGAIRAYRGVTLRRGTCSQMWLRGPEIGYVFPNDGGVTVIAYMATKDKLDGFRTEPGEALERSMAGFPDAPDLSAAEPVGNALLVKDYPNLWRPAAVGNVAFVGDALMSIDPLWGVGCGFAFQTAEWLVDTLTPALRQGRPISPALQRYAKRVSRQLRGHRFLILDYARRHGFNAIERLTFSAAAKDTAASRHLHAFGARIIGPAKFLSPGALVRAAWVDLRQPAARSAQPDAPV, encoded by the coding sequence GTGAACAACAACACGGTCGACGGCGATGAGGCGCCACTACTGGCCCCGCCGACGCAACAGGAAGCGTTTGATGTCGTCATCATCGGTGCAGGGCTCGCTGGCTGTACCGCCGCGCGACTGTTCGCGTTGGACGGGTTGCATGTCGCGCTTGTGGAACACCACGCCGACATCGCGGCTTTCAAGCAGTTATGCACGCATTTCATCCAGGCGTCGGCCACGCCCACCCTGCGGCGTCTGGGTCTTGACCAGTTGATTGAGGACGCCGGTGGGTTGCGAAATGGCGTTGATATCTGGACCCGCTATGGCTGGACCGGTGACGTCGCGCCGCTCGACCAGAATGGTGAACCTGTCTTCGGGTACAACATTCAGCGCCGGACCCTTGATCCGATCCTCCGGCAACTGACGTCGCATACCCCAGGTGTCACAACCATGTTCGGCTGCGGTGTGCGCGCGCTGGTGAAGCAGGACGGCGTCGTCAGTGGTGTCGAGCTCGGTGGGAGCCGCACGGGCGTGGTCTCAGCCCCGCTGATCGTTGGCGCGGACGGGCGAAACTCGCCGCTGGCGGCGCTCACCGGCATCCAGCCCGCATCCTCGGAGAACAGCCGCTTCGGCGCAATTCGCGCTTACCGCGGCGTCACACTGCGGCGCGGAACCTGCTCGCAAATGTGGTTGCGCGGTCCGGAGATCGGCTACGTGTTTCCCAACGACGGCGGCGTCACAGTGATTGCCTACATGGCGACCAAGGACAAGCTCGACGGCTTTCGCACCGAGCCGGGCGAGGCACTGGAGCGCAGCATGGCCGGATTTCCCGATGCCCCTGATCTGTCCGCCGCCGAGCCGGTCGGTAACGCCTTGCTTGTCAAGGACTATCCGAATCTGTGGCGGCCAGCTGCGGTCGGTAACGTCGCGTTCGTCGGCGATGCGCTGATGAGTATCGATCCCCTGTGGGGCGTCGGTTGCGGCTTCGCATTCCAGACGGCGGAATGGCTGGTTGACACGCTTACCCCCGCGCTACGGCAGGGGCGCCCGATTTCGCCCGCGCTGCAGCGTTATGCAAAACGTGTTTCACGCCAACTCCGCGGCCATCGCTTCCTGATTCTCGACTATGCGCGCCGGCATGGATTCAACGCCATCGAACGGCTCACTTTCTCGGCTGCCGCGAAGGACACTGCAGCGTCAAGACATCTGCATGCCTTTGGCGCACGCATTATCGGTCCTGCCAAATTCCTTTCCCCCGGCGCTCTGGTAAGGGCGGCGTGGGTCGATCTGCGACAGCCCGCCGCGCGCTCTGCGCAACCCGACGCGCCGGTCTGA
- a CDS encoding DUF2934 domain-containing protein produces the protein MDVPVTEEQIRILAFYLWEKDGSPEGRSDEYWEKARQQLGADQPPAASEGDTAA, from the coding sequence ATGGACGTGCCAGTCACTGAAGAACAAATCCGAATCCTTGCTTTCTATCTGTGGGAGAAGGACGGCTCTCCCGAAGGGCGCTCGGACGAGTACTGGGAGAAGGCTCGACAGCAGTTGGGTGCGGACCAGCCACCGGCAGCATCTGAGGGCGACACAGCAGCCTGA